One window of the Pedobacter ginsengisoli genome contains the following:
- a CDS encoding patatin-like phospholipase family protein — translation MTKIGIVLSGGGIRGIAHLGVLKAFGNAGIKFSHISGTSAGSIAGALFASGMDPEDALNIFIKTKLLKFLRPAVGSLGLINIENTLSLFKEYFPDDRIESLKIPLTIATTNFSKGELVYFSKGPLIRSIQASSCIPGIFRPIMIDNEMYVDGGILNNFPVEPLLNNCDFIIGSSCNHLKPVEKMTNITALMGRAGLMSVNKDMEEKAAFCNVLIEPKGMGEISTFDMKKAETIYWLAYEETLKTIKSNESLKNLLKVPVKVIE, via the coding sequence ATGACTAAAATTGGAATTGTATTGTCTGGTGGCGGAATCAGGGGAATTGCACACCTGGGTGTTTTAAAAGCATTTGGAAATGCCGGTATTAAGTTTAGTCACATTAGCGGAACCAGTGCAGGTTCAATTGCCGGGGCATTATTTGCTTCGGGCATGGATCCTGAAGATGCTTTAAATATTTTTATAAAAACCAAGCTGCTAAAATTCCTTCGCCCGGCGGTAGGCTCTCTGGGTTTAATCAATATTGAAAACACCTTAAGTTTATTTAAAGAGTATTTTCCTGACGATAGAATAGAAAGTTTAAAGATTCCCCTTACCATTGCCACAACTAATTTCAGCAAAGGTGAACTGGTATACTTTAGCAAAGGTCCTTTAATTAGGAGCATACAGGCATCGAGCTGTATTCCTGGAATATTTAGGCCAATTATGATTGATAATGAAATGTATGTTGATGGAGGCATTTTAAATAACTTTCCGGTAGAGCCTTTATTAAACAACTGCGACTTCATTATCGGATCGTCCTGCAACCACTTAAAGCCTGTAGAAAAAATGACCAACATTACAGCACTTATGGGAAGAGCCGGACTTATGTCGGTAAATAAAGACATGGAGGAAAAGGCAGCCTTCTGCAATGTGTTGATTGAACCCAAAGGAATGGGTGAAATCAGTACTTTTGATATGAAAAAAGCCGAAACTATCTATTGGCTTGCTTATGAAGAAACATTGAAAACCATTAAAAGCAATGAAAGCCTTAAAAATCTGCTAAAGGTTCCTGTTAAAGTGATTGAGTAA
- a CDS encoding glycosyltransferase family 2 protein, with product MEIFSAVSYLSSFLTILYVIVVVTFIKGWHSLMYFKPGEKEGKTRVSILVAARNEEKNISKTVDDLLAQNYNEELTEIIFIDDHSTDRTAEIIRSYASRGVKLISLNEDQALNSYKKKAIQTAIGQSTGTLIITTDADCRMRPDWLKTIIQFYEAGNYKMISSPVAYFQEKSFFERAQSLEFLYLIGLGASTIGNKQPSTCNGANLAYEKEAFYEVGGFKGIDDLASGDDELLLHKIAARFDNNVGFLKNRDAIVYTHAKPTLKEFIQQRKRWASKSTRYKNKSIIVLGVCIWLFNLSVLMNLGIGLFIGFYFKLAIFQVLAKIIVEFLFLYDVTGFARRRKLLFLLPVLNILHMIYIVYIGIAGNSGKYNWKGRMVK from the coding sequence TTGGAAATATTCAGCGCAGTTAGTTATCTCTCCTCATTTTTGACTATTTTATATGTAATAGTTGTTGTTACATTTATTAAAGGTTGGCATAGCCTGATGTATTTTAAGCCTGGTGAGAAAGAAGGGAAGACCAGAGTATCGATCCTGGTTGCGGCACGTAATGAAGAAAAAAATATTTCAAAAACTGTTGATGATCTCCTTGCTCAAAATTACAATGAAGAACTTACAGAAATTATTTTTATCGATGACCATTCTACAGACAGAACCGCTGAAATTATAAGATCGTATGCAAGCAGAGGTGTAAAATTAATTAGCCTTAATGAGGATCAAGCTTTAAACTCCTATAAAAAAAAGGCGATACAAACAGCTATAGGACAGTCGACCGGTACATTGATAATTACTACTGATGCTGATTGCAGAATGCGGCCAGACTGGTTAAAAACGATAATCCAGTTTTATGAGGCAGGAAATTATAAAATGATTTCCTCACCTGTTGCTTATTTTCAGGAAAAAAGTTTCTTTGAGCGGGCACAATCGCTGGAGTTTCTTTATTTAATAGGCTTGGGTGCTTCAACCATAGGGAACAAACAACCGTCTACCTGCAATGGTGCCAATTTGGCCTATGAGAAGGAAGCCTTTTATGAAGTAGGTGGATTTAAAGGAATTGATGATCTCGCTTCTGGCGATGATGAATTACTTTTGCATAAAATAGCAGCTCGCTTTGATAACAATGTTGGATTTTTAAAGAATAGAGATGCTATCGTTTATACACATGCAAAGCCCACATTAAAGGAATTCATTCAGCAGAGGAAACGTTGGGCTTCAAAAAGCACCAGGTATAAAAACAAGTCGATCATTGTTCTTGGTGTCTGTATATGGTTGTTTAATTTAAGTGTGCTAATGAATCTAGGTATTGGCCTCTTTATAGGTTTTTATTTTAAACTGGCTATCTTCCAAGTACTGGCTAAAATCATTGTTGAGTTCTTGTTTTTATATGATGTAACCGGTTTTGCAAGAAGACGAAAATTATTGTTTTTATTACCGGTACTTAATATACTGCACATGATATACATTGTTTATATTGGCATTGCGGGCAACTCCGGAAAATATAATTGGAAAGGAAGAATGGTAAAATAG
- a CDS encoding glycosyltransferase family 4 protein — protein sequence MLTNRVPFPPNSGYPIVVYNTIKGLLQLGVEITLFSINTNKHRVDVDDIYDPVFESIKFHSFSLDTEVNVWGALFNIFSNQSYNVSRYFDDDAAKLLEDILRENEFDIIQFEGLFVVPYLDVVKENSKAKVVYRAHNIEFDVWERIARTEKFTPRRKYLQFLARRLKVYETEQMNRFHQVFAISEQDRQSILRFGCETALEVFPVALDFEKYVTDPAKTSFPTLFHLGAMDWRPNKEGLEWFLDEIWPDIEKLSSELRFYIAGKNMPREFFEYDSENLVVEGEIFDAIEFINSKAIMIVPLLSGSGMRVKIIEGMAMSKCIIATSMAAEGIKCEHGKDILIANTADEFYRSILQCITNPKKWREIGENARKTVERDHDFFSISKRMLNIYQKLVSA from the coding sequence ATGCTTACAAATAGGGTTCCTTTTCCGCCAAATAGCGGATATCCAATAGTAGTTTATAACACTATTAAGGGGCTGCTACAGCTTGGTGTGGAAATTACACTGTTCAGTATTAACACAAATAAGCATAGGGTTGATGTTGACGATATTTACGATCCTGTTTTTGAAAGCATAAAGTTTCATTCCTTTAGTTTGGATACAGAGGTAAATGTGTGGGGAGCATTATTTAATATTTTTTCTAATCAGTCTTATAACGTTTCGAGGTATTTTGATGATGACGCGGCTAAGTTGCTGGAAGATATTTTAAGGGAAAATGAGTTTGATATTATTCAATTTGAGGGGCTTTTTGTAGTACCTTATCTAGATGTTGTTAAAGAAAACAGTAAAGCAAAAGTAGTTTACAGGGCACATAATATAGAGTTTGACGTTTGGGAACGTATTGCCAGAACTGAAAAGTTTACACCACGACGGAAATATTTGCAGTTCCTTGCCCGTAGGTTAAAGGTTTATGAAACAGAACAGATGAATCGGTTTCATCAGGTTTTTGCTATAAGTGAGCAGGATAGACAAAGTATTCTTCGGTTTGGCTGTGAGACTGCACTTGAAGTTTTTCCGGTGGCATTAGACTTTGAGAAATATGTTACAGATCCGGCCAAAACCAGCTTTCCTACATTGTTCCATTTGGGGGCTATGGATTGGCGGCCAAATAAAGAAGGTTTGGAATGGTTCCTTGATGAAATATGGCCCGATATAGAAAAGTTAAGCAGTGAACTGCGATTCTATATTGCCGGAAAAAATATGCCCAGAGAGTTTTTTGAATACGATTCTGAAAATCTGGTAGTAGAAGGTGAAATTTTTGACGCAATAGAATTTATAAATTCTAAGGCAATTATGATTGTTCCATTGCTGTCGGGTAGTGGAATGAGGGTAAAGATTATTGAGGGGATGGCCATGAGTAAATGTATAATTGCCACAAGTATGGCTGCTGAGGGAATTAAATGTGAGCATGGTAAAGATATTCTAATAGCCAATACGGCAGATGAGTTTTACAGGTCCATTTTGCAATGTATTACTAACCCCAAAAAGTGGCGTGAAATAGGTGAGAATGCAAGGAAAACAGTAGAACGAGACCACGACTTTTTTTCTATTTCTAAAAGGATGTTGAATATCTACCAAAAGTTAGTAAGTGCTTAA
- the gcvT gene encoding glycine cleavage system aminomethyltransferase GcvT, which translates to MKNTALTDKHISLGAKMVPFAGYNMPVQYEGINAEHAIVRNGVGVFDVSHMGEFILKGENALDLIQRVTSNDASKLYDGKVQYSCLPNEEGGIVDDLLVYRIDEKTYMLVVNASNIDKDWNWIQKFNSKGVEMHNISDKTSLLAIQGPKAAEALQSLTEVDLASMEYYNFVKGTFAGVDNVVISATGYTGAGGFEIYFDNEHANKIWDAIFEAGLPFNMKPIGLGARDTLRLEMGFCLYGNDIDDNTSPIEAGLGWITKFTKKFTNSDSLQAQKEAGITRKLIGFEMIDRGIPRHDYEIVDAEGNVIGKVTSGTQSPSLQKAIGMGYILKGMDKEGTEIFINIRNNKIKARVVKFPFYK; encoded by the coding sequence ATGAAGAATACCGCATTAACAGATAAACACATCTCTTTAGGGGCTAAAATGGTGCCATTTGCAGGTTACAATATGCCAGTTCAATACGAAGGTATAAATGCAGAACATGCCATAGTTAGAAACGGCGTTGGTGTTTTTGATGTTAGCCATATGGGCGAATTTATTTTAAAGGGCGAAAATGCGCTTGATCTGATTCAACGTGTTACCAGCAATGATGCTTCAAAACTTTATGATGGCAAGGTGCAATATTCTTGCCTTCCAAATGAAGAAGGTGGGATTGTAGATGATTTATTGGTTTATCGCATAGACGAAAAAACCTATATGCTGGTAGTTAATGCTTCTAACATCGATAAAGACTGGAACTGGATTCAGAAATTTAACAGTAAAGGTGTAGAAATGCATAACATTTCTGATAAAACATCTTTACTTGCCATACAAGGCCCTAAAGCGGCTGAAGCACTACAAAGCCTAACAGAGGTTGATCTTGCTTCTATGGAGTATTACAACTTTGTGAAAGGTACATTTGCAGGAGTAGATAATGTTGTGATATCAGCAACTGGATATACCGGTGCAGGTGGTTTCGAGATCTACTTTGATAACGAACATGCCAACAAGATTTGGGATGCCATTTTTGAAGCTGGCCTACCATTCAATATGAAACCGATAGGTTTAGGTGCCCGTGATACTTTACGCTTAGAAATGGGCTTCTGCTTATATGGAAATGATATTGACGATAATACTTCTCCAATTGAAGCAGGATTAGGCTGGATCACAAAATTCACTAAGAAATTCACTAATTCTGATTCTTTGCAAGCTCAAAAAGAAGCAGGAATTACACGTAAACTAATAGGATTTGAAATGATTGACAGAGGGATTCCCCGTCATGATTATGAAATAGTTGATGCTGAAGGAAATGTAATTGGTAAAGTTACCTCCGGTACTCAATCTCCATCTTTACAAAAAGCAATAGGAATGGGGTATATTTTAAAAGGTATGGATAAAGAAGGAACCGAGATTTTCATCAATATCCGTAATAATAAAATTAAAGCCAGGGTTGTTAAATTCCCTTTTTATAAATAA
- a CDS encoding ribonuclease HII — translation MLLNCYQNELLEAGCDEAGRGCLAGPVFAAAVILPPDFIAGELTDSKKLTHKQRCSLRLIIEKEAVAWAVAEVDNHEIDNINILNASFLAMHRAVQKLTIKPQYLSIDGNRFKAYPDIPHTCIVKGDGKYLNIAAASILAKTHRDEFMEKISMEYPHYQWQQNKGYPTVAHRMAALEHGLSPFHRKTFTISNPQLALFS, via the coding sequence ATGCTATTGAACTGTTATCAGAATGAATTATTAGAAGCTGGGTGCGATGAAGCAGGCCGAGGTTGTTTAGCTGGGCCCGTATTTGCCGCCGCTGTAATTTTGCCTCCTGATTTTATAGCCGGAGAGCTAACTGACTCTAAAAAACTTACCCACAAACAACGTTGCAGCTTAAGGTTGATTATAGAGAAAGAAGCTGTTGCCTGGGCTGTAGCAGAAGTTGACAATCATGAAATTGATAATATTAATATTCTTAATGCCTCTTTTCTGGCAATGCATCGTGCTGTTCAAAAGTTAACCATAAAGCCACAGTATTTAAGTATAGATGGCAACCGCTTTAAAGCTTATCCGGATATTCCACATACATGTATTGTTAAGGGAGATGGAAAATATTTAAATATTGCGGCAGCATCAATTCTTGCAAAAACACATAGAGATGAGTTTATGGAGAAAATTTCTATGGAATATCCTCATTATCAGTGGCAACAAAATAAAGGTTACCCAACAGTAGCACACAGAATGGCTGCCTTAGAACATGGATTGTCGCCATTTCATCGTAAAACTTTTACAATAAGTAATCCACAACTAGCTCTGTTTTCCTAA
- a CDS encoding ABC transporter permease, which produces METNNSPSRKVWRRFRNNKLALSGLLFIITLMLMGILGYTITPDQTPNANTMYLQLTNKKPGRSFDFLIVSRNKNIAKVNFFEKMLYGQVADFKSIPITSYRESEGKVYARAYIGDDEQAEEISYPLINGNNHYHQTFWLGTDLYGRDLLSRLILGIRVSLSVGLMAVLISLFIGVSLGALAGYLGGKIDASISWFMNVIWSLPSLLLVIAISFALGKGFWQIFIAVGLSTWVDVARLVRGQIMALKEVEFVEAAQALGYSTPRTIIKHILPNIAGPILVVASANFASAILLETGLSFLGFGAQPPMPSWGGMIKEHYGYIIMDAAYLAILPGFAIMLTVYAFNLLAIGLRDAFDVKSQNISI; this is translated from the coding sequence GTGGAAACAAATAATAGCCCTTCAAGAAAAGTCTGGAGGCGGTTTAGAAACAATAAACTGGCCTTGAGTGGGTTATTATTTATCATTACACTTATGCTAATGGGGATTCTTGGTTATACGATTACACCAGATCAGACGCCTAATGCAAATACCATGTACCTTCAGCTCACCAATAAGAAACCAGGCAGATCCTTTGACTTTCTAATAGTTAGTAGAAATAAGAACATTGCAAAGGTTAATTTCTTTGAGAAAATGCTTTATGGGCAGGTGGCTGATTTTAAAAGTATCCCTATTACTTCATATCGAGAAAGTGAGGGCAAAGTTTATGCTAGAGCATATATTGGAGATGATGAACAGGCAGAAGAAATCAGCTACCCTTTAATTAACGGAAATAACCATTATCACCAAACTTTTTGGCTTGGTACAGATTTGTATGGAAGAGACCTTTTAAGCCGATTGATTCTGGGGATTCGTGTGTCTTTATCAGTAGGACTAATGGCTGTCCTTATTTCTTTATTTATCGGAGTCAGTTTGGGCGCCTTGGCGGGTTATCTTGGCGGTAAAATAGATGCCAGTATCAGTTGGTTTATGAATGTTATCTGGTCATTACCATCACTGTTGCTGGTAATTGCTATCTCTTTTGCCCTTGGTAAAGGGTTTTGGCAAATATTTATAGCAGTTGGTTTATCTACCTGGGTAGATGTTGCCCGCTTGGTACGTGGGCAGATAATGGCATTAAAGGAGGTAGAATTTGTAGAGGCAGCACAGGCCCTTGGTTATTCTACTCCAAGAACAATAATAAAGCACATTCTGCCCAATATTGCGGGTCCTATACTCGTTGTTGCTTCAGCAAATTTTGCCTCGGCTATACTTTTAGAAACAGGGTTAAGTTTTTTGGGTTTTGGAGCCCAGCCTCCGATGCCTAGCTGGGGTGGAATGATTAAGGAGCACTATGGCTACATCATTATGGATGCAGCATATCTGGCTATTTTGCCTGGATTTGCAATTATGCTTACTGTATATGCGTTTAATTTATTGGCTATTGGATTGAGAGATGCATTTGATGTAAAATCGCAAAATATTTCAATATAA
- a CDS encoding 2-phosphosulfolactate phosphatase — protein MQKSIEVCLTPALLDLYAIEDSIVVVIDVLRATSSIVYGIDNGAAAIIPVANVEDCLDYSDKGYLLAAERDGQVVEEYDFGNSPFSYTQEKVGGRTVVLTTTNGTKALHMARKRAHQVVMGSFLNLHALCNWLKTQDKSVLLLCAGWKDKFNLEDTLFAGAVVAELRKDFTHFDDSSVAAEDLYALAKNDLRTYLHKSSHSHRLAELNIEEDVKFCLQLNLCQAIPVLEGDALVSLKVTQSL, from the coding sequence ATGCAAAAGAGTATAGAAGTCTGTCTAACGCCCGCATTATTAGATCTGTATGCTATTGAAGATAGCATTGTTGTAGTTATTGATGTACTCAGAGCTACATCGTCTATAGTTTATGGAATAGATAATGGCGCAGCTGCAATTATACCGGTAGCAAACGTAGAGGATTGTCTTGACTATTCTGATAAAGGATATTTACTGGCAGCCGAACGTGACGGGCAAGTGGTAGAGGAGTACGATTTCGGAAACTCTCCATTCTCTTATACACAAGAAAAGGTTGGCGGTAGAACTGTGGTACTTACAACTACAAACGGAACAAAGGCGCTTCATATGGCAAGAAAAAGAGCACATCAGGTAGTGATGGGCTCTTTTTTAAACTTACATGCCTTATGCAACTGGCTTAAAACCCAGGATAAAAGTGTTTTATTGCTTTGTGCCGGATGGAAAGATAAATTCAATCTCGAAGATACACTCTTCGCAGGAGCCGTAGTTGCTGAATTACGTAAGGATTTTACTCATTTCGACGATTCTTCAGTAGCAGCAGAAGACCTGTATGCCTTAGCTAAGAATGACTTGAGGACCTATCTTCATAAATCTTCACACAGTCATAGACTCGCCGAATTAAACATCGAAGAAGACGTTAAATTCTGTTTACAGCTAAACCTTTGTCAGGCAATTCCGGTTCTGGAAGGTGATGCCTTGGTTTCTTTGAAAGTTACTCAATCACTTTAA